The genomic stretch TATATAGAAtccattgtttttaaaaaaatctatttttcttgtttaaaatatatagattcacaaattatatatatacacaaatctAATAATGATTTATTTCAAATATATAATAAGAATGATGTAAAAACAAATAAGTATTATAATGTAATATAAGAATCAcaatttattaataatataaaaataatatgataatataaatGATGGAATATGGAATTGGTTTTCCACCCAATTTTGAGTGGAATAATAATTCCATCAAAAGATGTAATAAGAATTCCATTAGAAAAACATTTCCCATTTCTATTAGAAAAACATTTCCTATTTGATTTTACCAACCAAACAATAGAATAGAATAAAAAAACATTCCATTCCATTTCATTTTTTTCCATTCCATCAAACCAAACACTACTTAAAAGAATGTTTCAAGTAATTCAACATGAAAAGAAAATGTTTGAATGTTGTGGGATATAATGCTTGCACCTATTAATGCATACCTATGTTTTTTCCCTCTAGTTATAAATTctaagagagaggagagagagatcTATTTTATTTGGGCACGCACTCATTTATATATACTAGTAAGGTTTTATAACGTGTGACCTTCGATATCCTTATTCCTTGTTCCTTTATAAACATTAGAAAGATAAGGTAAAGTATATTATATGTCAAGTTGTTAATGCGGAAGTCAAAGCGCATAAATATAAAGTTCAAAGTGTCCCACATCGACAATGAATAACATACTGTACGCATTTATATAATTGAGCTGATGCCATGCCCATTGTGTTCGTAGAAAGGAGAGACGGTTGGCATCTCCCCTGACAGGGACGGGAACAGCCTTCGGGCTTCCCTGTTATAGACACACCGGTTTCACCGGCAAAGGCTAACAAATTTTTTTATgtcaaatttatattatttttttcttaaaaaaaaaaaaaaggattttgAGACCCTCCAGATTGTCGTGTGGATAAGAAACATCTGAAACTGAAAAGcaataataaataaaaccaaaataCTTTCCCATGTAACAAAAAAAAGAACTCACaaactataaacatactatacgcAATGTTTGGTTTCTCATATTAGGCAGTCACAACAGGCTGAACCCTTGATTGTACCCAAGACATTAGATCCTCCCTTGTTGCCACAAAACAACCAGCTTTGTCTTCACACTGCTTAAACGGAACTGAAAGTTTCTTCACATGGGAAGCAAAAGAATTTGCCATTCCTTGAGCATATTTGTGATTTCCAGCCCCAGTTTGCGCCGAAAACAACTCCGGTAACTCCTCTTTTCGCTGAACAATCCGGGAAAGTGTTCCCATCCATTCCTCTAGTGCAGTTTGGGCTGCACCCACAGATAGAGACCGAACATCCAAACTCCATTCATTTGCAGTCTTGTTGTGAAGACCTGGATACAAACCATAAAGGGTTCCCAGATAGAGCAACTCATGAGCTCTCTCATGGCGCCCTCCATTTCGACATATATCAATCAAGCAATTACAGAAGGGCCTTCGTGATTCGATTGCAGTCTTGCCAATCACGCCTCGAAACTCTTCTTTCACAGCTTCGAAACTAGGCTTATCTTCTTGTAGCAACTTAACAAGATCAACCATCTTCGGGTTCGCTTGCATCAAGCAACCTAGGACCTTATTTTCATCATAAACATTCTCACATAAGGACATTACAGAGAGCAAACAACCACAAAGTCTGTCATCCGGTTTAACTCCCTTCTCAACCGCAACACTAAAAACTTTCACCACATCATCAACTCTTTTAGTCTTACCCAGGCATTGAATCAAACAAGTGGTGCCCATCACATTTAGCTGAACACCTCTCTCAGACATTTCATTAAACATCTCCATGGCCTTTTCAACATTCCCTCCACTGCCATATATGTTGAGCATTGCCGTGTAGCTCCAACCATCTGGGAGAGAATTCTTTGACTGCTTCATCTCCCCAAAGAGCCTTTCCGCTTCCTCCTCCAACCCCAGGTCAGCACACATGTTCAACAACGTGTTATAGAGGATGAAGTCCATAGGCCATGAATTCCACCTCATTTTATCCCATAACTCCATTGCATCTCTTGCCCACCTCGCCTTGCCATAAATCTTGACAAGGGCAGTCAAGGTTTTTTCATTCGGAGTCAAACCCGATTCGATAAGCTCCTCAAATAAGTTCCTGGCCAAACCAGGCCTCCCAGCTTTTCCCAAGGCTTCCAACAAAGTGTTGTACACAACCACATTAGGCTGCACCCCAGCAGACTTCATCTCTTGCAACACATACCTAATCCCATCAAAGTCCCCAGCTTCACCAAACATTTTCCCCAAAACTGAATAAGTAATGGCATCTGGTTTCCAACCACTAGCTCTCCCTCTTTCATATAATCCAAGTACTTCTTCAACTTTACCCAAATGGGCATAAACATCAAGAATAGCAGAGTAAGTCACCTCATCAGGCATCATACCAGTGGTGTACATTCTCTCAAACCACTCCACAGCTTTATCAAAAAGCCTACACCTTTTAGCACAAGTGATAATGGTTGAGTAAGTAATGTTATCAAGCACAATCTCGTTACTAATCATCTCATTGGCAAGTTCTTCAATGAGCTCAAACTGTCTCCCAAACCTGAGAGACTTCATTGTCACATTGTAGAATATAGTTTCCATGGGAAACGAATTCTGGGTCTTCACCCAATTGAAGAACAAAAGAGTTTTCTGCCATGGCCTCAAGCTATTGAGTATCAAAAGCGCGTTCTCTCTGGTGGGTGCGTGCGGGATTTCCTCAAGGGTAGCCATGAAAGCAACTTCAGAATCATCTTGAGAGTTATTGAGCTTCTGGGCAAACTGCCTCAGTTCTCTCAACTGAGGATTGTGAGAGTGAGAAGACTTTTTTTGTCTCTGAAGCGAAATGACAGAACGTCTGGGTCTTGCGGGGTTGACCCAAGTGGACTTGGGCTTCGATAAGAGATGGGTTTGCTGGTCTTCATAAGAAGAAGACGAGTCTGATAAAGTGCTAGCTTTTAAAGGCTTGAGTTGCTCAGAAAGAGGCTTGGATTTTTCAGAGTCAGATTTTGGAGGTGACTTTGAGGAAGAGGAACAAGAAACGGAGAGTGATTTTCTTCTTGGGAATAAGTGGGTGAGCTTTGGTGAGGTGAAGAAGATGGCTCGGGTTGAGTCAGAATGTTTGGTTAAATGAACATCGAGAGGTGTTGATATGGCCGGACTAGCCATTAGAGATGGAGAGGAAGGAGTGAGCAGAGCAGAGTGGGGTTTTGGGGGTTCAGTCCGAACCGAAATATCCGACGAGACCCAATCGATGTTAGAAGGATATTTTTGTGACCTTAtccaaatgttttttttttttaagtttttatttttatttttggaacAGGCAAAAAAAATGGTAATcagaaaaatgattttttttagaaatgAAAAATTGTTACAGTAGGGTAAACTTAAACTTTATTCGTGCATAGGAAATTTTACTGTATATATTTATTGGGCAATTTTATGGTGGGAGTGTCATTTTTATCTTTATTGTTAAGGgtatttattttcgaaatttgaataaattaaaatttaatttttttatatgataatatatattgtagttatattATGCATCTCATAAATTTTTatgaaattctaaataatttatcaTGTTTAAAACAAATTGTTACTATCACGAGtgcctattttttttaatatgtgtgCAATTAactattttgaattttatttttcgatcataaattatttaaaatttcttgaaaattagtAGAATATCTACTTTAAATACAATATACACtgccatataaaaaaaataaagtataatttCTCTACATGTTAAAACAGAAACATTCTAGTAAAGACAAAAGTAATGTCCCCGCCATAAAATTCTcttatatttatttatctatATCATTTGTTTTCTCcaacaaatttttaaattttcttttttatttttgtacttGTTTCTTTCCCACGATCAATCTCCAATATTAGCATTCAGAAGTCGATCTTGCTTGATCTTATGCAAACATGAATTGTGTAAAATGTAGATGAAACTCTACTTTGAAAAACCATTATAATCGTTACAAGTGGAGAGCTTCAAATTTTAAGAAGAGCAATGGTAATGGATATTATTAAGAGTCAAATTTTGCTTGTGTTGTATATTTAGAGGGTGAAATACTAAATGGGGAGCGCGTAAGCAATTATATTTGGGGCCTAGATGGTTGGGCTTTTAGAACTTACTTTTGGGTTTTCAAAGCTCCAAAAGCACTTTTAAGTTTTGATGGGTTTCCAATGTATTTTCTATGA from Humulus lupulus chromosome 5, drHumLupu1.1, whole genome shotgun sequence encodes the following:
- the LOC133777938 gene encoding pentatricopeptide repeat-containing protein At5g46580, chloroplastic translates to MASPAISTPLDVHLTKHSDSTRAIFFTSPKLTHLFPRRKSLSVSCSSSSKSPPKSDSEKSKPLSEQLKPLKASTLSDSSSSYEDQQTHLLSKPKSTWVNPARPRRSVISLQRQKKSSHSHNPQLRELRQFAQKLNNSQDDSEVAFMATLEEIPHAPTRENALLILNSLRPWQKTLLFFNWVKTQNSFPMETIFYNVTMKSLRFGRQFELIEELANEMISNEIVLDNITYSTIITCAKRCRLFDKAVEWFERMYTTGMMPDEVTYSAILDVYAHLGKVEEVLGLYERGRASGWKPDAITYSVLGKMFGEAGDFDGIRYVLQEMKSAGVQPNVVVYNTLLEALGKAGRPGLARNLFEELIESGLTPNEKTLTALVKIYGKARWARDAMELWDKMRWNSWPMDFILYNTLLNMCADLGLEEEAERLFGEMKQSKNSLPDGWSYTAMLNIYGSGGNVEKAMEMFNEMSERGVQLNVMGTTCLIQCLGKTKRVDDVVKVFSVAVEKGVKPDDRLCGCLLSVMSLCENVYDENKVLGCLMQANPKMVDLVKLLQEDKPSFEAVKEEFRGVIGKTAIESRRPFCNCLIDICRNGGRHERAHELLYLGTLYGLYPGLHNKTANEWSLDVRSLSVGAAQTALEEWMGTLSRIVQRKEELPELFSAQTGAGNHKYAQGMANSFASHVKKLSVPFKQCEDKAGCFVATREDLMSWVQSRVQPVVTA